In Corylus avellana chromosome ca2, CavTom2PMs-1.0, the following proteins share a genomic window:
- the LOC132171819 gene encoding berberine bridge enzyme-like 8 translates to MGVFRQAILSLLAIFLLSLSWQAFGSPSSSSGSFIRCLLSHSQPCHPISRAIYTPNNSSYSSVLQSYIRNLRFNTSTTHKPFLILTALHESHIQAAVLCAQKHNLQMKIRSGGHDYEGVSYVSQVAFFILDMFNLRSIHIDVGSETAWVQAGATLGEVYYRIAEKSKKHGFPASVCPTVGVGGHFGGGGYGNLMRKYGLSVDNIVDAKLVDVNGRLLDRKSMGEDLFWAIRGGGAASFGVIVSYKIRLVRVPETVTVFRVAKTLEENATDIVHRWQTVADKLDNNLFIRLFLDVVNIGTHGKKTGRATFLALFLGDSKKLVSVMSKSFPEMGLKKSDCNETTWLQSVLFWTNFPLSTADDVLLRRIPQTLTYLKRKSDYVKEPISKEGLEVIWKRLIELNALNAVILIFNPYGGRMGEIPAEETPFPHRAGNLAKIQYVVNWNEAGKDVTDYYINLTRKLYRYMTPFVSKNPREAYFNYKDLDLGINHNGKKSHRQGRVYGIKYFKGNFKRLVKIKTKVDPGNFFRNEQSIPTLPYSRK, encoded by the exons ATGGGAGTTTTCAGGCAGGCAATACTTTCATTGCTCGCAATATTCCTACTCTCCTTGTCATGGCAAGCATTtggatcaccttcttcttcttctggctCCTTTATTCGCTGTCTTTTGAGCCATTCTCAGCCCTGTCATCCAATCTCTCGAGCAATATATACTCCCAACAATTCCTCCTACTCCTCTGTTTTGCAATCTTACATCCGAAACCTTCGATTCAACACCTCCACAACCCACAAGCCTTTCCTCATTCTCACTGCTCTGCATGAATCCCATATCCAAGCAGCCGTGCTTTGTGCTCAAAAGCATAATCTGCAGATGAAAATTCGAAGCGGCGGCCATGACTACGAGGGCGTCTCGTACGTTTCCCAAGTCGCGTTCTTTATTCTTGACATGTTCAATCTCCGTTCCATTCACATTGATGTGGGGAGTGAGACAGCTTGGGTGCAGGCCGGAGCAACTCTCGGCGAAGTTTACTACAGAATTGCTGAGAAAAGTAAGAAACATGGTTTTCCGGCAAGTGTTTGTCCGACTGTCGGTGTCGGAGGGCATTTCGGCGGCGGCGGTTACGGCAATTTGATGAGAAAGTACGGCCTCTCGGTGGATAACATTGTTGATGCGAAGCTAGTTGATGTTAATGGCAGACTTCTTGACAGAAAATCCATGGGAGAAGATTTGTTTTGGGCTATTCGAGGCGGCGGAGCAGCGAGCTTCGGCGTCATCGTTTCGTATAAAATCAGGCTCGTTCGCGTACCGGAAACGGTAACTGTTTTCCGGGTAGCGAAGACATTGGAAGAGAATGCCACCGACATCGTGCATAGGTGGCAGACTGTTGCAGATAAGCTGGATAACAACCTTTTTATCAGGCTATTTCTGGACGTGGTAAATATTGGAACCCATGGGAAGAAGACCGGCAGGGCTACGTTCCTCGCCTTGTTCCTCGGAGACTCCAAAAAACTTGTCTCCGTCATGAGCAAGAGCTTCCCCGAAATGGGTTTGAAGAAATCGGATTGCAATGAAACGACATGGCTCCAATCCGTGCTTTTCTGGACCAACTTCCCCCTCAGCACCGCAGACGACGTTTTGCTCCGTCGAATACCTCAAACGTTAACTTACTTGAAGAGGAAATCGGATTATGTGAAGGAGCCCATTTCAAAGGAAGGGTTGGAGGTTATTTGGAAGCGATTGATTGAGCTGAATGCC CTGAATGCCGTGATACTCATATTCAATCCCTACGGCGGAAGAATGGGTGAGATTCCGGCGGAGGAAACTCCGTTCCCACATCGGGCGGGGAATCTAGCGAAGATTCAGTACGTAGTAAATTGGAATGAGGCCGGGAAGGACGTGACGGATTACTACATAAACTTGACGAGAAAGCTTTACCGTTACATGACTCCATTTGTGTCCAAGAATCCAAGGGAAGCATATTTCAACTACAAAGATCTTGACTTGGGCATCAACCATAACGGCAAGAAAAGCCACCGGCAAGGAAGAGTTTATGGGATCAAGTATTTCAAGGGTAATTTCAAGAGGTTGGTGAAGATTAAGACAAAGGTTGATCCTGGAAACTTCTTTAGGAATGAACAAAGCATCCCTACTCTTCCATATTCACGGAAGTAG